A single window of Acidimicrobiales bacterium DNA harbors:
- the mrp gene encoding iron-sulfur cluster carrier protein — MDASSRAEGDSARDRPQHDRSALASREEILRLLAGVVDPELRSDIVSLGMVRDVRLSPDGDVELVMALTTAGCPLRAQIKRDVEARIGGLPGVRSVSITWAEMTPEEKARAMATARKNAAAEAPDTEVPPEARVLAVASGKGGVGKTSVTVNLAAALALRGLRVGVLDADIWGFSVPRMLGVEGRLRGTNSGEKRRILPARKKVGNGVLEIVSMGLLVDDESSALMWRGLILSRAVRHFLEDVAWGELDYLLIDMPPGTGDVQMGLARMLPRTEMIVVTTPAISAQKVAIRAVNMARKSYLRVVGAVENMSSFTCAHGETYRLFGSGGGQLLATEAGVPLLGSIPLEPAVADGSDRGEPVVLASGEAADAFRRLAAVIAEEAAPALSMAGCSARIIAAAEAALDAHGHSAG, encoded by the coding sequence ATGGACGCGTCGAGCAGAGCCGAAGGCGACTCGGCGCGTGATCGGCCGCAACACGATCGGTCTGCTTTGGCTTCGAGAGAAGAGATCCTGCGCCTCTTGGCGGGCGTGGTGGATCCCGAGCTCCGCTCGGACATCGTCTCGCTGGGCATGGTGCGCGACGTGAGGCTTTCGCCTGATGGCGACGTGGAACTGGTGATGGCGCTCACCACGGCCGGTTGCCCCTTACGGGCGCAAATCAAGCGGGACGTCGAGGCCAGGATCGGGGGGCTGCCCGGCGTGCGATCCGTCTCCATCACCTGGGCGGAGATGACCCCCGAGGAGAAGGCTCGTGCCATGGCGACCGCTCGTAAGAACGCGGCCGCCGAGGCTCCCGACACAGAAGTTCCGCCAGAGGCGCGCGTGCTCGCAGTGGCGTCCGGCAAGGGAGGCGTGGGCAAGACCTCGGTGACGGTGAACCTGGCTGCCGCCCTGGCACTGAGGGGACTCAGAGTCGGAGTGCTGGACGCCGACATCTGGGGGTTCTCGGTGCCTCGGATGCTGGGGGTCGAAGGCCGGTTGCGGGGGACGAACAGCGGGGAGAAGCGCAGGATCCTCCCGGCCCGCAAGAAGGTGGGGAACGGAGTCCTCGAGATCGTCTCGATGGGTCTCCTCGTGGACGACGAGTCCTCCGCGCTGATGTGGAGAGGCTTGATCCTCTCCAGGGCGGTGAGGCACTTCCTCGAGGACGTGGCCTGGGGAGAGCTGGATTACCTGCTCATCGACATGCCGCCCGGAACGGGCGACGTGCAGATGGGCTTGGCGAGGATGCTCCCTCGGACGGAGATGATCGTGGTCACCACGCCGGCGATATCCGCCCAGAAGGTGGCGATTCGGGCCGTGAACATGGCCAGGAAGAGCTATCTAAGAGTGGTCGGCGCCGTCGAGAACATGAGTTCGTTCACGTGTGCCCACGGGGAGACCTATCGACTCTTCGGCAGCGGTGGGGGGCAGCTGCTGGCGACAGAGGCCGGCGTACCACTGCTGGGATCCATACCTCTCGAACCCGCGGTCGCGGACGGGTCGGATCGAGGCGAGCCTGTGGTCCTCGCCTCTGGAGAGGCCGCCGACGCCTTCCGCCGCCTCGCCGCCGTCATCGCCGAAGAGGCCGCTCCCGCGCTCTCCATGGCCGGATGCAGCGCCCGCATCATCGCCGCGGCGGAAGCCGCCTTGGATGCCCACGGTCACTCTGCAGGCTGA